From the Pomacea canaliculata isolate SZHN2017 linkage group LG4, ASM307304v1, whole genome shotgun sequence genome, one window contains:
- the LOC112561016 gene encoding serine/threonine-protein kinase 3-like yields the protein MSKQRELTKLSDENLAKQPDEVFDIICKIGRGSYGSVFKCLHKESGQVLAIKQVPVDTDLQEIIKEISIMQQCDSKYIVKYYGSYFKNTDLWIVMEYCGAGSVSDIMRLRNKTLNEREIATILYYTLRGLEYLHSRNKIHRDIKAGNILLNNEGHAKLADFGVAGQLTDTMAKRNTVIGTPYWMAPEVIQEIGYNCVADIWSLGITALEMAEGKPPYGDIHPMRAIFMIPTKPPPSFRQPDKWTAEFIDFVSKCLVKNPENRATAEELLQHEFIRKSESCEVLQEMIREAKEIQELQNSHMTNGDESGEEDDTDGTMVKKTEQTDGTMKAQSEATLVPEGGSDTLVVNSTTSTLQSDLGTMVINQEEEEEEEEDDGTMKRHSTATGGKEKYRPAYLDHFEKKQEEEKARMSSHTQPVPSKPVPPQQPQPQQQHQQPPPKQVTPPHHFQRSFIEGDFAFLHSLDYKELEQRLADLDPEMEREIEELRARYQAKRQPILEAIDAKKKRQPNF from the exons TTCATATGGCAGCGTCTTTAAATGTCTGCATAAAGAGTCAGGGCAGGTTCTGGCCATCAAGCAAGTACCAGTAGATACAGACCTGCAAGAGATAATCAAGGAGATCTCCATCATGCAGCAATGTGACAGCAAATATATAGTCAAGTACTATGGTAGCTACTTCAAAAACACCGATCTCTGG ATTGTCATGGAGTACTGTGGAGCTGGTTCCGTGTCAGACATCATGAGGTTGCGCAATAAAACG TTGAATGAACGGGAAATTGCCACCATTCTATACTATACACTGAGAGGTCTGGAATATTTACATTCTCGGAACAAGATCCACCGGGACATTAAAGCTGGAAACATTCTTCTTAATAATGAAGGCCATGCTAAACTGGCTGACTTTGGTGTTGCAGGACAGCTTACT gacaCCATGGCCAAGAGAAATACTGTAATTGGTACTCCTTACTGGATGGCTCCAGAAGTAATACAGGAAATTGGCTACAACTGCGTTGCTGATATATGGAGTCTgg GCATAACAGCATTAGAGATGGCAGAAGGCAAACCCCCTTATGGTGACATTCATCCTATGAGG gctATATTTATGATCCCCACAAAGCCGCCACCATCATTTCGGCAGCCAGACAAATGGACTGCAGAATTTATTGACTTTGTCTCAAAATGTCTTGTAAAGAACCCTGAAAACAGGGCCACTGCTGAAGAGTTGTTACAG cATGAGTTCATCCGGAAGTCCGAGTCATGTGAAGTTCTTCAGGAAATGATTCGTGAGGCTAAGGAGATACAGGAACTGCAAAATAGCCACATGACAAATGGAGATGAATCG GGTGAGGAAGATGACACTGATGGCACCATGGTGAAAAAAACTGAGCAGACAGACGGAACTATGAAAGCACAGTCAGAAG CTACTTTGGTGCCAGAGGGAGGTAGTGACACTCTAGTTGTGAACAGCACAACCAGCACCCTGCAGTCAGACCTGGGAACTATGGTCATTAAccaggaggaagaggaggaggaagaggaagatgatggAACAATGAAAC GCCATAGTACAGCCACagggggaaaagaaaaatatcggCCAGCTTACCTTGACCATTTTGAGAAGAagcaagaagaggaaaaagcCCGCATGTCCAGCCACACCCAGCCTGTGCCTTCAAAACCTGTGCCTCCTCAGCAGCCTCAGCCTcaacagcaacaccagcagCCTCCTCCCAAGCAAGTCACACCACCTCATCACTTCCAGCGGTCTTTCATCGAAGGAGATTTCGCCTTT TTGCACTCTCTTGACTATAAGGAGTTGGAGCAGAGGTTGGCCGACCTTGACCCAGAAATGGAGCGTGAGATTGAAGAGTTACGAGCACGGTATCAGGCCAAGCGTCAGCCAATCTTGGAAGCTATCGatgctaaaaagaaaagacagccAAACTTTTAG
- the LOC112561541 gene encoding uncharacterized protein LOC112561541, with protein MAFMKVAFGGDLLAPEITTAESFSSAIGQMLNSNFRPTDNIVTTTALYVNTSFEQVIDNEFFDELNKKMARSMLATLIYISLLMILGVVGNTMVFLVYYKRFKPSATRTYILVMSVFDLLGNVMSLPGEILDIRFSFTFDLPWLCRICRFINSFLTLVSAFVLVAVARDRYCKICRPLQKQATPRQIAVSVAVCIGVAVALTIPFAVLNGRHTIPTGVTNVTGVTCSIDDAFVSTPFPMVYNALMALAFIICVTIMVVSYVGVGRQLWQHRKRSKSITGQASLKTPGGWRKPSSTGDTTSSSKNESASSELPASSAHSEEISLDSLQAGGHQSSQQRRRAHFVPCFPQAEVQLLIVDGTDRNLRPINAKPSENRDSSVAAENRSTTPVQSQKSSSSFSQADVKQGKQIKRAKATSIKKIPKSTTMMMFVLTAVFIINYLPHLLIIIARAVSDDVGKGLVGWELNIYNIALRSYFFNCAVNSLVYSFCSARFRQECRSLVTGKDSLLEIMGYYPLLMEVIPDPNSTRLSEKDARDLLHREEDEEALELLPSLVFMGLQAIAGSMGNLLVLLVYYKRFRPSSTRTYILTMSVFDFLFNVISIPGEITDIRFTKTFNNRWLCRTFRFSNIFLTLASGFILVAVALDRRKKICLPLKHQLSPKEVKRSVFWCVSVAFVIAVPFVVLNGRHTVPTGNPYVNGSTCSVDDRYIHTPFQLIYNVILALVFFACVGTMTTAYVTIANKIVQHKRQSAVFSQSEAIGLRGRFESVAMSEASVSSSMRSHVHVDNRHEVSSGPDDEVFNRRPSVSSGYGDSHAPSHSASESHAHRPTRTSWLKFRRRHKMKTRRSSEGKATPTKAHEEEMESLADTQSESETQKLHHHYHHNNPHHEDGRLNGSVSKSPTGPAKSSQPQSDSEENQLRETRVQSLARGLSEELLCFHHSSKGLKHIERTRSSSEGDVPVGDEVSSVLQLGPFQGDESPDRTERDKKKCVERDLEENGLEMNSELRVDKSSEAGKTGRLGPRVDFVGDVGSEPGQQKSLSSVRSESPTMASSGGRAKSKSVVTVSSSPSGSMRGSGGKTDSLSRFGAFVNGSIRRLRSFGVDDNDNINGSTRSASGVRRRHTRKRIPARTTWMMFVLTAIFIISYLPYLTITCVRAVHHSIDVDLTGWRLNLYNLAHRSYFINSVTNPIVYSFCSARFRQQCRRLMSSRDVMSVSDKS; from the exons ATGGCGTTCATGAAAGTCGCTTTTGGGGGTGATTTACTAGCTCCTGAAATTACTACTGCTGAAAGCTTCAGTTCAGCTATTGGGCAAATGCTCAACTCCAACTTCAGACCGACTGACAATATTGTGACCACAACCGCTCTTTATGTCAACACAAGCTTTGAGCAGGTCATCGACAATGAATTTTTTGATGAGCTGAACAAAAAGATGGCGAGATCGATGTTGGCCACGTTGATCTACATCAGCCTCCTGATGATCCTCGGCGTGGTGGGCAACACGATGGTGTTCCTGGTCTACTACAAGAGGTTCAAACCCAGCGCCACGCGCACATACATCCTGGTCATGAGCGTCTTCGACCTGCTGGGCAACGTGATGTCACTTCCCGGAGAGATCCTCGACATCCGGTTTTCCTTCACCTTTGACTTGCCCTGGCTGTGCCGCATCTGCCGCTTCATCAACAGCTTTCTCACCTTAGTCTCCGCCTTTGTGTTAGTGGCCGTGGCGAGGGACAGGTACTGCAAGATCTGCCGACCCCTGCAGAAGCAGGCGACACCTCGCCAGATCGCGGTCTCTGTGGCAGTCTGCATTGGCGTCGCCGTCGCCCTCACCATCCCGTTCGCCGTGCTGAACGGGCGTCACACTATCCCCACAGGTGTGACGAACGTCACGGGCGTGACGTGCTCCATCGACGACGCTTTCGTGTCGACGCCGTTCCCGATGGTTTACAACGCACTGATGGCCCTCGCCTTCATTATCTGTGTGACCATCATGGTTGTGTCGTACGTGGGGGTCGGACGTCAGCTCTGGCAGCACCGGAAGCGCTCGAAGAGCATCACCGGACAGGCCAGTCTGAAGACTCCCGGCGGCTGGCGTAAGCCGTCGTCTACTGGTGACACGACAAGCAGTTCCAAGAACGAATCGGCCAGCTCGGAGCTGCCGGCGAGCTCTGCTCACTCCGAGGAGATTTCCCTGGACTCTCTACAAGCCGGCGGCCATCAGTCCTCCCAGCAGCGGCGGCGCGCGCACTTTGTTCCGTGCTTTCCTCAAGCAGAAGTCCAGCTCCTGATAGTCGATGGCACCGACCGAAACCTTCGTCCCATCAATGCGAAGCCATCTGAGAATCGTGATTCATCTGTTGCTGCCGAGAACAGGTCGACTACACCCGTTCAGAGTCAGAAGAGTTCTTCCTCCTTTTCGCAAGCCGATGTTAAGCAAGGGAAGCAAATCAAACGCGCAAAAGCCACTTCTATCAAGAAGATTCCGAAGAgcacgacgatgatgatgtttgtcctCACCgctgtcttcatcatcaactACCTGCCGcacctcctcatcatcatcgcacGCGCGGTGTCTGATGACGTGGGAAAGGGGTTGGTGGGATGGGAgctgaacatctacaacatcgCCCTCCGCTCCTACTTCTTCAACTGTGCGGTGAATTCGCTCGTCTACAGCTTCTGCAGCGCCAGATTTCGGCAGGAGTGTCGCAGTCTTGTAACGGGCAAGG ATTCTCTCCTCGAGATCATGGGTTATTATCCTCTGTTGATGGAAGTTATACCTGACCCCAACAGCACACGCTTGTCAGAAAAAGATGCTCGTGATTTATTGCATcgtgaggaggatgaggaggccTTGGAGCTTCTGCCCTCCTTGGTGTTCATGGGCCTCCAGGCCATCGCGGGCAGTATGGGTAATCTTCTGGTTCTGCTCGTATACTACAAGAGGTTCCGGCCGAGCTCCACCAGGACCTACATCCTGACGATGAGCGTCTTCGACTTCCTTTTCAACGTGATCTCCATACCAGGGGAGATAACAGATATCCGTTTCACGAAAACGTTCAACAACCGCTGGCTGTGCCGGACTTTCAGGTTCTCCAACATTTTCCTCACGCTCGCCTCTGGCTTTATTCTCGTAGCTGTGGCTCTTGACCGCCGTAAGAAGATTTGTCTTCCTTTGAAGCACCAGTTGAGTCCGAAGGAG gTCAAGAGGTCAGTATTCTGGTGTGTATCTGTGGCCTTTGTTATCGCAGTTCCATTTGTTGTCCTCAATGGTCGCCATACTGTCCCTACAG GTAATCCCTATGTCAACGGTTCCACCTGCTCCGTGGACGACAGATACATCCATACTCCATTCCAGCTTATCTACAACGTTATTCTTGCCCTGGTCTTCTTCGCATGCGTGGGTACTATGACAACGGCCTACGTCACGATCGCGAACAAGATAGTGCAGCATAAGCGCCAGTCGGCAGTGTTTAGTCAGAGCGAGGCTATTGGCTTGAGAGGGCGCTTTGAAAGCGTGGCCATGTCGGAAGCTTCAGTGAGTTCCTCGATGAGGTCTCATGTTCATGTCGATAACCGGCACGAGGTTTCGTCAGGCCCTGACGACGAAGTGTTCAACAGGAGGCCTTCGGTGTCTTCCGGGTACGGGGACAGTCACGCCCCTTCTCATTCTGCTAGCGAAAGCCACGCCCATCGCCCCACCCGGACCAGCTGGCTGAAGTTCAGGCGCCGGCACAAGATGAAGACGCGACGCAGCTCCGAAGGCAAGGCCACGCCCACCAAAGCTCACGAAGAGGAAATGGAGTCGTTGGCGGATACGCAATCGGAATCAGAAACCCAGAAActtcaccaccactaccaccataACAACCCCCACCATGAGGACGGAAGGCTCAATGGAAGTGTGAGTAAAAGTCCTACAGGTCCAGCAAAGAGCAGCCAACCTCAGTCTGACTCTGAAGAGAATCAACTGCGCGAGACCCGTGTGCAAAGTCTAGCTCGCGGCCTCTCCGAAGAGTTGCTCTGCTTTCATCACTCCAGCAAGGGGTTAAAACACATCGAAAGAACTCGATCATCCAGCGAAGGTGACGTGCCTGTTGGAGATGAAGTCAGTAGTGTTCTCCAGCTTGGACCGTTCCAAGGAGATGAATCCCCGGACAGGACTGAAAGGGACAAGAAAAAATGCGTAGAAAGAGACTTAGAAGAAAATGGCTTAGAAATGAACTCAGAACTCAGAGTAGACAAAAGCAGTGAAGCCGGCAAGACAGGTCGACTAGGTCCACGGGTCGACTTCGTAGGCGACGTTGGTTCCGAGCCTGGACAGCAAAAGTCTTTGTCATCAGTGAGGTCGGAGTCTCCTACAATGGCGTCCAGTGGAGGGAGGGCCAAGAGCAAGTCTGTTGTCACAGTTTCCTCAAGTCCCAGTGGCAGCATGCGCGGAAGCGGCGGCAAAACTGACTCCCTGTCTCGCTTCGGCGCCTTCGTCAACGGCAGCATCCGCCGCCTCCGCTCCTTCGGCgtcgacgacaacgacaacatcAATGGCAGCACGAGGTCGGCATCGGGCGTGCGGCGGCGCCACACGAGAAAGCGGATCCCTGCGCGCACCACCTGGATGATGTTCGTGCTGACGGCGATCTTCATCATCAGCTACCTCCCTTACCTCACCATCACGTGCGTGCGGGCCGTGCACCACTCCATCGACGTGGACCTGACCGGTTGGCGGCTGAACCTGTACAACCTGGCCCATCGCTCCTACTTCATCAACAGCGTCACCAACCCCATCGTGTACAGCTTCTGCAGCGCGCGCTTCCGGCAGCAGTGCCGGCGCCTGATGTCGTCGAGGGACGTAATGTCAGTCAGTGACAAGTCGTGA